A single genomic interval of Desulfovibrio sp. JC022 harbors:
- the serS gene encoding serine--tRNA ligase — protein MLDLKFVQNNLDVVRESLEKRGSKLDVNEFSELDSRRKSLLQEVEALKAERNSTSGEIAKIKREGGDASEIIARMGEVSGRIKALDEDLKDIETAEREWLVSVPNMPDDSVPFGKTEDDNPVIRHWGEKPEFDFTPREHWDLAVELGGVDFERAAKLTGARFAVLKKWGARLERALTSFMVDVQTMDHGYTEVIPPYIVNRDSLFGTGQLPKFAEDLFKLEDWEYFLIPTAEVPLTNLHRDEVLTEDDLSVAYCAPTPCFRSEAGSYGKDTKGLIRQHQFHKVEMVRFAHPDKSFDDLEKMTGHAEEILKRLGLHYRVITLCTGDMGFGSKKTYDIEVWLPGQDKFREISSCSNCGDFQARRANIKFQPKDSKKKQFVHTLNGSGLAVGRTFVAVVENYQQKDGSIVVPEALRPYMGGLEVITAD, from the coding sequence ATGCTCGATTTGAAATTTGTACAGAACAATCTGGATGTAGTTCGCGAAAGCCTCGAAAAAAGAGGTTCCAAGCTTGATGTTAATGAATTCAGTGAGCTGGATTCCCGCCGTAAGTCTCTCTTGCAGGAAGTGGAGGCTCTCAAGGCCGAGCGTAACTCTACTTCCGGCGAAATTGCCAAGATTAAAAGAGAAGGGGGCGATGCTTCCGAGATTATCGCCCGCATGGGTGAAGTTTCCGGCAGGATCAAAGCCCTTGATGAAGATCTTAAAGATATAGAAACCGCAGAACGTGAGTGGCTTGTTTCTGTTCCCAACATGCCGGACGATTCCGTTCCTTTCGGTAAAACCGAGGACGATAACCCGGTAATCCGTCATTGGGGCGAGAAACCTGAATTTGATTTCACTCCCCGTGAACACTGGGATCTGGCTGTGGAGCTGGGCGGCGTTGATTTCGAACGTGCTGCCAAGCTGACCGGGGCGCGTTTTGCCGTACTCAAGAAATGGGGTGCCAGACTGGAAAGGGCACTGACATCTTTCATGGTCGACGTTCAGACCATGGATCACGGTTACACCGAAGTCATTCCCCCTTACATCGTCAATCGCGATTCCCTGTTCGGTACAGGGCAGCTTCCTAAGTTTGCCGAGGACCTCTTCAAGCTGGAAGATTGGGAATATTTCCTGATCCCCACTGCGGAAGTTCCGCTGACCAACCTGCACCGCGATGAAGTGCTCACCGAAGACGATCTTTCCGTTGCTTACTGCGCGCCGACTCCCTGTTTTCGTTCCGAAGCAGGTTCCTACGGTAAAGATACCAAAGGCTTGATTCGTCAGCACCAGTTCCACAAAGTGGAAATGGTCCGTTTTGCCCATCCGGACAAATCTTTTGACGATCTTGAGAAGATGACCGGACACGCCGAGGAAATCCTCAAGCGTCTCGGATTGCACTACCGGGTCATCACCCTGTGCACCGGTGACATGGGCTTCGGCTCCAAGAAGACCTATGATATCGAAGTATGGCTGCCCGGTCAGGACAAGTTTCGCGAGATTTCTTCCTGCTCCAACTGCGGAGATTTTCAGGCCCGCCGCGCTAACATCAAGTTCCAGCCTAAAGACAGCAAGAAAAAACAGTTCGTCCACACCCTGAACGGCTCCGGCCTTGCCGTGGGACGTACTTTTGTTGCTGTGGTTGAAAACTACCAGCAGAAAGACGGTTCCATTGTGGTTCCCGAAGCACTGCGTCCCTACATGGGCGGATTGGAAGTTATTACTGCTGATTAG
- a CDS encoding CinA family protein has translation MIESIVPSIGKILVGKGWTMSTAESCTGGLVAATLTDFSGSSAWFSGAIVAYSNEVKMAQLHVPETAIMEHGAVSEPVVRAMAEGVSKTLNVDVGISLSGIAGPTGGTPDKPVGTVWMGWHINGKTYAEKFIFSGDRMSVKHQSLQTVLETLHQLLKES, from the coding sequence ATGATTGAAAGCATCGTACCATCTATCGGAAAAATTCTGGTTGGAAAAGGCTGGACCATGTCCACTGCGGAATCCTGCACCGGAGGCCTTGTGGCCGCTACCCTGACTGACTTCTCCGGCAGCTCCGCATGGTTCTCCGGGGCCATTGTAGCCTACTCTAATGAAGTAAAAATGGCCCAGCTCCATGTGCCGGAAACAGCCATCATGGAGCACGGAGCAGTTAGTGAACCCGTTGTCCGGGCCATGGCTGAAGGAGTCAGCAAGACTCTGAATGTGGATGTGGGCATATCCCTTTCCGGCATTGCCGGACCTACAGGCGGCACCCCGGACAAACCCGTGGGCACTGTCTGGATGGGCTGGCATATAAACGGCAAAACATACGCTGAAAAATTCATATTCAGCGGTGACCGCATGAGTGTCAAACACCAGAGCCTGCAAACCGTACTTGAAACACTGCACCAGCTTCTGAAAGAGAGTTAA
- a CDS encoding PACE efflux transporter has translation MRTSKDRLRHTILFEIVLVLLIGPLLSVMLGKSLHTMGVITITLSLIAMVVNYFYNLAFDYALLRLGRPVYERGPKLRVLHSVFFELCLLVFSLPLVMLLLDYSFMQALMLDLGFAMFVPVYAFFFNVIYDRTFPVVAVQ, from the coding sequence ATGCGCACTTCCAAAGATAGATTACGTCACACAATCCTGTTTGAAATTGTGCTGGTGCTTCTGATCGGGCCGCTGCTTTCAGTCATGCTGGGCAAGTCCCTGCATACAATGGGTGTCATAACCATAACTCTCAGTCTCATCGCCATGGTGGTTAACTATTTTTATAATCTGGCCTTTGACTATGCGCTTCTGCGGCTGGGGCGGCCCGTTTATGAAAGGGGGCCAAAGCTTAGGGTATTGCATTCAGTTTTTTTTGAGCTTTGCCTACTGGTCTTTTCGCTTCCATTGGTCATGCTCCTGCTGGATTATTCATTCATGCAGGCTTTGATGCTGGACCTGGGATTTGCCATGTTTGTCCCAGTCTATGCTTTCTTTTTTAATGTCATCTATGACCGGACTTTCCCGGTTGTTGCGGTGCAATAA
- a CDS encoding LysR family transcriptional regulator — translation MRFSLEHMEAFVTAADAGSFSAAARRLGKVQSQISTAIANLEDDLGVTLFDRSGKYPQLTVEGEELLFKSRKLLRHSESLIKYADRLAFGEQTLLRLALDEYVPLHITTQVLDAFEKAFPSIELEVLWGAVGDVQKNVNSGQADVGVDIPVANIASSGLSYNRLSIMEFCAVAAPIHPLAGMDKISKETLQFHKQAMGMSQHGTRLPDSFRRSEQVWKFEDSRLIHRLVLAGTVWAGLPRNMVAEDLVSGNLVELPVSLAENEQEGIFYYIWNPTHELTPAEQWLGDNFGDKLRKAIS, via the coding sequence ATGAGATTTTCACTTGAACACATGGAAGCATTTGTCACCGCAGCTGATGCGGGATCATTTTCCGCCGCCGCCCGCAGGCTGGGCAAGGTGCAGAGCCAGATCAGCACGGCCATTGCCAATCTTGAGGACGACCTCGGAGTCACCCTTTTTGACCGCAGCGGTAAATACCCACAACTTACTGTGGAAGGAGAGGAACTGCTTTTCAAATCCCGCAAACTTTTGCGCCACTCGGAAAGTCTTATCAAATACGCAGATCGCCTCGCTTTCGGAGAACAGACATTGCTACGTCTGGCACTGGACGAGTACGTGCCCCTACATATAACAACTCAGGTCCTTGATGCTTTCGAAAAAGCATTCCCGAGCATCGAACTGGAAGTACTCTGGGGGGCAGTGGGGGACGTGCAGAAAAATGTAAACTCAGGTCAGGCGGACGTGGGGGTGGATATTCCGGTGGCCAATATTGCATCCTCCGGGCTTTCCTATAACAGACTGTCCATTATGGAATTCTGCGCAGTGGCAGCACCAATCCATCCGTTAGCGGGCATGGATAAAATAAGTAAAGAGACACTGCAATTTCACAAGCAGGCCATGGGCATGAGTCAGCACGGAACCCGGCTCCCGGATTCATTCAGAAGAAGTGAACAGGTCTGGAAGTTTGAGGACAGCCGTTTGATCCACCGTCTGGTTCTTGCCGGAACGGTCTGGGCTGGTTTGCCCCGCAACATGGTTGCCGAGGACCTTGTTTCAGGCAATCTGGTGGAACTTCCGGTAAGTCTCGCTGAGAACGAACAGGAAGGAATCTTCTACTACATCTGGAATCCAACCCACGAACTGACCCCGGCTGAACAATGGCTCGGCGATAACTTCGGTGATAAACTTCGCAAAGCTATCTCTTAA
- a CDS encoding glycosyltransferase — translation MLGKSVPVFCYHAVCEEDGHSPATFASHLDMMLEMGFKTITADHLFEICMGRKPIDDKYVVLTFDDCHISNWINVVPLLEERGMTGIFFAVSDFIGQGKIRSGADVKEILPMRESFIKALSENDNSQFMNEAELKSLVHDKGMEVYAHTCRHQGCFKDFRFKGNFSADSHWSTWGVYRKFNPELPTFDYGSAFAYNGLWPQFRKGKVSFKRRSDDERRKFIREDFKRSLDKIKKINGARRQFFCWPWGDFDSIGMQEAAAAGFSGTFTLERSANILGTDPMRINRIGVGSSKDADWIKKRLLMYSHEAPAMVCFKFFTKRNDVGKVLYITDTDKLSGGSRQLINSARAMLQAGLGVVAVLAPGSKLIPELEEMGVEVIILDDFKNMLAAATFLSHVIEEHQVDVVHTYHNRAVKIGCISKGLSLLGGRKFKLFFNRGVIYKPNPLAPLFSLIGNGYICNSAKSRQVLLKHGVLPGRAQVVYNSFVGGGRKPKRAAETSIIYVGNEGHAKGPDVFIKSVDRLLAQDKCEGVRFIAVGMEDLSAYRDVASPATLERIECPGYIPHEEVVKLLAASHIYVMSSRQESMPNTLLEAFECGLAAICTNAGGTGELIRDGVNGFLCEVEDTEALAVSMKKLIEDGELRSEMGRLNRRIVRSFMSSTAKAQSLLKVYSSLPGDKPQIELPDIDRLIKR, via the coding sequence ATGCTCGGTAAGAGTGTCCCTGTTTTTTGCTATCATGCCGTCTGTGAAGAAGACGGTCATTCCCCTGCCACCTTTGCCTCCCATCTTGATATGATGCTGGAGATGGGTTTCAAGACCATCACCGCTGACCATCTTTTTGAAATCTGCATGGGGCGTAAGCCTATTGACGATAAATATGTGGTGCTCACTTTTGACGATTGCCACATCAGCAATTGGATCAACGTGGTTCCCTTGCTGGAAGAGCGGGGTATGACCGGGATCTTTTTTGCGGTCAGCGATTTTATTGGGCAGGGCAAGATCAGGTCCGGGGCGGATGTGAAAGAAATTCTGCCCATGCGCGAGTCTTTTATCAAGGCTCTTTCCGAAAACGACAATTCCCAGTTCATGAACGAGGCGGAACTCAAATCGCTGGTTCATGACAAGGGCATGGAAGTCTACGCCCACACCTGCCGCCATCAGGGCTGCTTTAAAGATTTTCGCTTCAAAGGCAATTTTTCAGCAGATTCTCATTGGTCCACTTGGGGCGTTTATCGTAAATTCAATCCCGAATTGCCTACTTTTGATTACGGCAGCGCGTTCGCCTATAATGGCTTATGGCCTCAGTTTCGCAAGGGCAAAGTCTCTTTCAAGCGTCGCTCCGATGATGAAAGACGAAAATTTATCCGCGAAGATTTCAAACGCAGTCTTGATAAAATTAAAAAGATCAATGGTGCGCGCCGTCAGTTCTTCTGCTGGCCTTGGGGTGATTTTGATTCCATTGGAATGCAGGAAGCCGCCGCAGCCGGATTTTCCGGGACCTTCACCCTTGAGCGTTCCGCAAACATACTCGGCACTGATCCCATGCGTATCAACCGTATCGGTGTTGGCAGCAGTAAGGACGCCGATTGGATCAAGAAACGGCTGCTCATGTATTCCCATGAAGCTCCGGCTATGGTCTGCTTCAAATTTTTCACCAAACGCAATGATGTGGGCAAGGTGCTCTACATAACCGATACCGACAAGCTATCCGGCGGCAGCAGGCAGCTTATCAACAGTGCTCGGGCCATGCTTCAGGCGGGGCTTGGCGTAGTTGCGGTCTTGGCTCCCGGTTCCAAGCTTATTCCTGAACTGGAAGAGATGGGTGTGGAAGTGATCATTCTTGATGATTTTAAGAACATGCTCGCTGCGGCAACTTTCTTGTCCCATGTAATTGAAGAGCATCAGGTGGATGTGGTCCATACTTATCACAACCGTGCGGTCAAGATCGGTTGTATTTCCAAGGGATTGTCATTGCTGGGCGGGCGCAAATTCAAACTTTTCTTTAACCGGGGCGTTATCTACAAGCCCAATCCGCTGGCACCGCTCTTTTCGCTCATCGGTAACGGTTATATCTGCAATTCCGCCAAGAGCCGCCAAGTGCTGCTTAAGCACGGGGTTCTGCCGGGGCGGGCGCAGGTGGTCTATAATTCTTTTGTGGGCGGGGGACGCAAGCCCAAACGCGCTGCCGAGACTTCCATTATCTACGTGGGCAACGAGGGGCATGCCAAGGGGCCGGACGTATTCATCAAGTCCGTAGACCGTCTGCTGGCGCAGGATAAATGCGAAGGCGTGCGTTTTATTGCAGTGGGTATGGAAGACCTTTCTGCCTACCGCGATGTTGCCTCTCCGGCAACTCTGGAGCGCATTGAGTGTCCGGGCTACATACCCCATGAGGAAGTGGTCAAGCTGCTGGCTGCCTCACATATTTACGTCATGAGTTCACGGCAGGAATCAATGCCTAATACCCTGCTTGAAGCTTTTGAGTGCGGGCTGGCCGCCATCTGCACCAATGCCGGCGGAACCGGCGAGCTTATCCGCGACGGGGTTAACGGTTTTCTCTGTGAAGTGGAAGATACCGAAGCTCTTGCTGTGAGTATGAAGAAGCTTATTGAAGACGGAGAACTGCGCAGTGAAATGGGCCGTCTGAACCGCAGGATCGTGCGTTCTTTCATGTCCAGCACAGCCAAGGCCCAGTCTTTGCTGAAGGTCTATTCCTCTTTGCCCGGAGATAAACCGCAGATTGAACTGCCGGATATTGACCGCTTGATTAAGAGATAG
- a CDS encoding transporter substrate-binding domain-containing protein — protein sequence MKRFMTLALAAALVMAFAATAFAGATYDKIMKDKVIRVGIMTDSIPGAFYNAKKEWVGFDVDIANEIAKRMGVKIDQVPVSNKTRIGFLQQGRIDISVSNMTHKRSRDNSIDFSITYFFDGQKMLAPKGKFSTLKDFVGKRVAVMQGTTSELNVKNLLKELGDAAPKVISYQKESECFQALQMGRVDAWSTDSTILLGYSAQVPGKYELVGDFFSNEPYGIGLVEDDSKLRDTVNFTLQDMWKDGTYEKIYNKWYGPDTKYYFPLTEKIEMWP from the coding sequence ATGAAAAGATTTATGACTCTGGCTCTCGCAGCCGCTCTGGTTATGGCTTTTGCTGCAACTGCTTTCGCAGGTGCCACTTATGACAAGATCATGAAAGACAAGGTTATCCGTGTCGGTATCATGACTGACTCCATTCCCGGTGCGTTCTACAACGCCAAGAAAGAATGGGTTGGTTTTGATGTTGATATCGCTAACGAAATTGCAAAACGCATGGGCGTTAAAATTGATCAGGTTCCTGTCAGCAACAAGACCCGTATCGGTTTCCTCCAGCAGGGCCGCATTGACATTTCCGTTTCCAACATGACTCACAAGCGTTCCCGTGATAATTCCATCGACTTTTCCATTACCTACTTCTTCGACGGTCAGAAGATGCTTGCTCCTAAAGGCAAGTTCTCCACCCTTAAGGATTTCGTAGGCAAAAGAGTTGCTGTTATGCAGGGTACTACTTCCGAGCTTAACGTTAAGAACCTGCTCAAGGAACTTGGCGATGCTGCTCCTAAAGTTATCTCTTACCAGAAAGAGTCCGAGTGCTTTCAGGCTTTGCAGATGGGTCGCGTAGACGCATGGTCCACTGACTCCACCATCCTGCTCGGCTACTCCGCACAGGTTCCCGGTAAATACGAACTGGTTGGTGACTTCTTCTCCAACGAGCCTTACGGCATCGGTCTGGTTGAAGATGATTCCAAGCTCCGCGACACCGTTAACTTCACCCTTCAGGATATGTGGAAAGACGGTACCTACGAAAAGATCTACAACAAGTGGTACGGTCCCGACACCAAGTACTACTTCCCCCTTACTGAAAAAATCGAAATGTGGCCCTAG
- a CDS encoding sigma-54 dependent transcriptional regulator, with the protein MPESTLLFIAEPQSVTSVFSPLKEAGFQAGLADNLAGAVNFIKKSKPCLIFTRPIMQGYSAQALLAEAVNIENFPPVVIFSRNGSADEAQKFMELGARDYWLEPLSWEKIKLMLPDEKPSSMPAPEQLGTTEKASAPEQKGTQGRYQIIGQHPAMARVLGLAKQVAKSKATVLISGESGTGKEMFARFLHHHSDRNDKAFVAINCAALPEHLLESELFGHEKGAFTGAINRKLGKFELASGGTILLDEITEMELGLQAKLLRVLQEGEIDRVGGVETVKVDVRVLATTNRAIEETVKEGKFRQDLFYRLNVIPLKLPALAQRGEDILLLAKFFVNKYCTEYGLAPLAFSEESVKWLLDYEWPGNVRELQNLMERAVLLAGAGPIESKHFLNDPDAWMPDEPHVGDGAAPEENQPATADGVAAEFGVMPISEMEKKLIIKSLDQTSGNRTKAAELLGISVRTLRNKLNDYKKQGLDL; encoded by the coding sequence ATGCCTGAGAGTACATTACTATTCATAGCCGAACCCCAGTCAGTGACGTCCGTGTTTTCCCCCCTTAAAGAAGCGGGGTTTCAAGCCGGACTGGCCGACAATCTTGCCGGAGCGGTCAATTTTATCAAAAAGTCAAAACCGTGCCTTATTTTTACAAGGCCGATTATGCAGGGCTATTCTGCTCAGGCACTTCTGGCCGAAGCTGTAAATATTGAAAATTTTCCTCCAGTGGTAATCTTTTCCCGCAACGGTTCAGCTGACGAAGCACAAAAATTCATGGAGCTGGGTGCCCGTGACTATTGGCTTGAACCTCTTTCATGGGAAAAAATCAAGCTAATGCTTCCCGATGAAAAACCCTCATCCATGCCCGCACCGGAACAATTGGGCACAACGGAGAAAGCAAGCGCACCGGAACAAAAAGGCACACAGGGACGCTACCAGATTATAGGCCAGCACCCGGCCATGGCCCGCGTATTAGGCCTTGCCAAACAGGTGGCCAAATCCAAGGCCACAGTACTTATTTCAGGTGAATCAGGAACCGGTAAGGAAATGTTCGCCCGTTTCCTGCATCACCATTCTGACCGCAACGATAAGGCTTTCGTAGCCATCAACTGTGCCGCACTACCCGAACACCTGCTGGAATCAGAACTTTTCGGTCATGAGAAAGGCGCATTCACCGGAGCCATTAACCGCAAGCTCGGTAAATTTGAACTGGCTTCCGGCGGAACCATCCTCCTTGATGAAATCACTGAAATGGAACTGGGACTGCAAGCCAAACTGCTCAGAGTTTTACAGGAAGGTGAAATCGACCGTGTGGGCGGCGTGGAAACCGTAAAGGTGGATGTACGCGTTCTGGCCACCACCAACCGGGCCATTGAAGAAACAGTCAAGGAAGGGAAATTCAGGCAGGACCTTTTTTACCGCTTGAACGTCATTCCGCTCAAACTTCCGGCCCTCGCCCAGCGCGGGGAAGACATTCTCTTACTGGCAAAATTTTTCGTAAACAAATACTGCACAGAGTACGGACTCGCGCCCCTCGCCTTTTCCGAAGAATCAGTGAAATGGCTGCTGGACTATGAATGGCCCGGCAACGTGCGCGAATTGCAGAATCTCATGGAAAGGGCTGTCCTTCTGGCTGGTGCAGGCCCCATTGAATCCAAACATTTCCTCAACGACCCCGACGCATGGATGCCGGACGAACCTCATGTAGGCGACGGAGCAGCTCCGGAAGAGAATCAGCCTGCAACCGCAGACGGCGTGGCTGCCGAATTTGGAGTCATGCCCATTTCCGAAATGGAAAAAAAGCTGATCATCAAGAGCCTCGACCAGACCTCCGGCAACCGCACCAAGGCCGCCGAATTGCTGGGTATCTCAGTACGAACTCTGCGCAACAAGCTTAATGATTATAAAAAGCAGGGGCTGGATCTGTAA
- a CDS encoding amino acid ABC transporter permease gives MINRYLEKTWVQYLCLTTVVGLLVYYFGWVFDFGYKFDWSVLYKEDPSYGEVLGGMLVTGLNLTVSISLMSSAIALGLGILFGLGRLSQFKPVYYFSTCYVEFFRNTPLLVQLFFWYFALPMGLPEGIRNFLFDQNFEMLAATVGLGIYTSSFMAEVIRAGIQSIPKGLLEASYSSGLTPFQTLTKIVLPLAFRAIIPPLGSEFLNNMKNSSLAMVVGVPELCWASQQIEGMTFKGFEATTAATVIYLSLSLTIAGILTLVNWKLQIVPVKDRTMGHKFAHLLFWPFEAPFAFLAKMHRRMKRKRQDDFNLSRAQAARKAFLAKLSKVLGFVWKATFLVCLAFLIFSAVYGVSKFNFQVIRDNIGTLLWWRFPQGDPNEILWGLGGLSFSIIMSVIAISVSFFIGLIVGIGRTSKNKLFLIPSTLYIELIRGNPLIMVIFWIYFFIPILTGHFLNVFWSATIALTVFTGAYLAEIVRSGIQNLPPGQFEAAVSTGLTYWQAMRKIILPQALKQMLPAIVGQFIAIFKDTSLAFVIGVLELTFVAQGLNNRLMIYPFEIYTTVAFLYFICCYLMSLVARRLERKLSTETFRLQM, from the coding sequence ATGATCAACCGCTATCTGGAAAAAACTTGGGTTCAGTACCTGTGCCTGACCACTGTTGTGGGTCTGCTGGTCTATTATTTCGGCTGGGTCTTCGACTTCGGCTACAAATTTGACTGGTCTGTTTTATACAAGGAAGATCCCTCATATGGCGAGGTTCTGGGTGGAATGCTCGTCACCGGGTTGAACCTGACGGTCAGCATTTCCTTGATGAGTTCGGCTATTGCGCTGGGACTCGGTATTCTTTTCGGGCTGGGACGGCTCTCGCAGTTCAAGCCGGTCTATTATTTCAGTACCTGTTATGTTGAATTTTTCAGAAACACACCGCTGCTGGTGCAGCTTTTCTTCTGGTATTTTGCACTGCCCATGGGCTTGCCTGAAGGAATCCGCAATTTTCTTTTTGATCAAAATTTCGAGATGCTGGCCGCTACGGTCGGACTCGGCATCTACACCAGTTCCTTTATGGCTGAGGTTATCCGCGCCGGTATCCAGTCCATTCCCAAGGGGTTGTTGGAAGCGTCCTATTCATCCGGGCTGACCCCGTTTCAGACCTTGACCAAAATTGTTCTGCCGCTGGCCTTCCGGGCTATTATCCCGCCGCTGGGCAGTGAGTTCCTTAACAATATGAAGAACTCCTCGCTGGCTATGGTTGTGGGTGTTCCTGAGCTTTGCTGGGCTTCGCAGCAGATTGAGGGCATGACCTTTAAAGGTTTTGAAGCCACCACTGCTGCCACGGTCATCTATTTGTCCCTGTCCCTGACTATCGCCGGTATCCTGACCTTGGTTAACTGGAAGTTGCAGATTGTTCCGGTTAAGGACCGTACTATGGGGCATAAGTTTGCGCACTTGCTTTTCTGGCCCTTTGAGGCTCCGTTTGCTTTTCTGGCAAAAATGCATCGCAGAATGAAGCGCAAGCGTCAGGATGATTTCAACCTTTCCCGTGCACAGGCCGCGCGCAAGGCTTTTCTGGCTAAACTTTCCAAAGTGTTGGGTTTTGTCTGGAAGGCTACTTTTCTCGTCTGTTTGGCCTTTCTTATTTTCTCAGCTGTCTACGGTGTTTCAAAATTTAATTTTCAGGTCATCCGCGATAATATCGGAACTTTGCTCTGGTGGAGATTTCCTCAAGGTGATCCCAATGAAATCCTCTGGGGACTGGGCGGGTTGTCTTTCTCCATCATCATGTCGGTGATCGCAATTTCAGTAAGTTTTTTTATCGGACTCATTGTGGGTATCGGGCGTACGTCCAAGAATAAACTTTTCCTGATTCCGTCCACCCTGTACATTGAGCTGATTCGCGGAAACCCGCTGATCATGGTCATTTTCTGGATTTATTTCTTTATCCCCATCCTGACCGGTCATTTCCTGAATGTGTTCTGGTCGGCTACTATCGCTCTGACTGTTTTTACCGGGGCCTATCTGGCTGAAATCGTTCGTTCCGGTATTCAGAACCTGCCTCCCGGACAGTTTGAGGCAGCGGTCTCCACCGGTCTGACCTACTGGCAGGCCATGCGCAAGATCATTCTGCCGCAGGCCCTGAAGCAGATGCTCCCGGCCATTGTGGGGCAGTTCATCGCTATCTTCAAAGATACTTCGCTGGCCTTTGTTATCGGTGTTCTGGAGCTGACTTTTGTGGCTCAGGGACTGAATAACAGGCTTATGATCTATCCCTTTGAAATTTATACCACCGTCGCATTTTTGTACTTTATTTGTTGCTACCTGATGAGTCTCGTGGCAAGACGACTCGAACGGAAACTCTCTACTGAGACTTTCCGGTTGCAAATGTAA
- a CDS encoding amino acid ABC transporter ATP-binding protein, protein MIKFNNVNKYYGDYHALRDLNLHIKKGEVVVVCGPSGSGKSTMIRCINRLEPIQEGEILVEDMDVNGTRVNLPLLRAEIGFVFQSFNLYPHMTVLENILLAPTMVRNMKRKDAEDLAMELLSKVNIPDKAGDYPSQLSGGQQQRVAIARGLAMRPNIMLFDEPTSALDPEMINEVLDVMKALAREGMTMVCVTHEMGFAREVADRVIFMDEGSLIEENTPDEFFHNPQHERSKLFLSKILSH, encoded by the coding sequence GTGATAAAGTTTAACAATGTTAATAAATACTACGGTGACTATCACGCCTTGAGGGATCTTAACCTTCATATTAAAAAAGGCGAAGTCGTTGTTGTCTGCGGACCTTCCGGGTCTGGTAAGAGTACCATGATTCGTTGTATTAACCGTCTTGAACCTATTCAGGAAGGTGAAATACTTGTAGAAGATATGGATGTGAACGGAACGAGAGTAAATCTGCCCCTGCTGCGTGCAGAGATCGGATTTGTCTTTCAGTCTTTCAATCTCTATCCGCATATGACGGTTTTGGAAAATATCCTACTCGCACCGACCATGGTTCGGAATATGAAACGCAAGGATGCTGAAGATCTGGCCATGGAACTTCTTTCCAAGGTAAATATCCCGGACAAAGCCGGGGACTATCCTTCCCAGCTTTCCGGCGGCCAGCAGCAGCGTGTGGCCATTGCCCGCGGTCTGGCCATGCGTCCTAACATCATGCTTTTTGACGAGCCGACATCCGCCCTTGATCCGGAAATGATCAATGAGGTTCTGGATGTAATGAAGGCTCTGGCCCGTGAGGGTATGACCATGGTCTGTGTTACCCACGAGATGGGCTTTGCCCGTGAGGTTGCAGACCGGGTTATCTTCATGGACGAAGGTTCCCTCATTGAGGAAAATACCCCGGATGAGTTCTTCCACAATCCGCAGCATGAGCGTTCCAAGCTCTTCTTGAGCAAGATTCTTTCGCATTAG
- a CDS encoding chlorhexidine efflux transporter, translated as MQTTLRSPIFRAIFVLVIDISLMVLMTPILSLVLWLNSDITGRFMIVVSLLTIPIHFVYTYLFDRMLLRQGRSLYERNFRLRAIHALLLEAIMLPVIVPIAMHMLDAGFAKAVFLSLFMAVLMGAYNLFMNKAFDSQEEVGIDAHFQR; from the coding sequence ATGCAAACAACATTACGTTCACCCATATTTCGGGCTATATTCGTTTTAGTCATTGATATTTCTCTGATGGTTTTAATGACCCCGATCCTGTCGCTAGTCCTTTGGCTGAATTCCGATATTACCGGGAGGTTCATGATAGTGGTTTCGCTTCTGACCATCCCGATTCACTTTGTCTACACTTATTTGTTTGACCGTATGCTGCTGCGTCAGGGCAGGTCTCTGTATGAACGTAATTTTAGGCTGCGGGCGATTCATGCCCTGCTGCTTGAAGCGATTATGCTGCCTGTTATCGTACCCATAGCTATGCATATGTTGGATGCTGGGTTTGCCAAGGCCGTATTTTTAAGCCTGTTTATGGCAGTGCTTATGGGGGCGTATAACCTGTTTATGAATAAGGCTTTTGATTCTCAGGAGGAGGTGGGAATAGATGCGCACTTCCAAAGATAG